In Zingiber officinale cultivar Zhangliang chromosome 3B, Zo_v1.1, whole genome shotgun sequence, a single window of DNA contains:
- the LOC122055121 gene encoding uncharacterized protein LOC122055121: MHRSLPSCTAPNALCFKFKPSSPSCTGDDTMAICWEEMEITRMRRKIMKEARRSMPELGAGRVMYLVRAFERLLSLSQQIKTAGVGVGVGAGKKKGMLTLTTMDLVNWALFQSPEEIFSEEDYDYPFSPVSPELESHEANFAARFSFASVGESDAAERKTGLSKKRWIKKLKVRKQKTFKKRIEVLNKSI; encoded by the exons ATGCATCGCAGCCTTCCTTCTTGCACAGCCCCCAACGCCCTCTGCTTTAAATTTAAGCCTTCGAGTCCGAGTTGCACCGGCGACGACACGATGGCGATCTGTTGGGAGGAGATGGAGATCACTCGAATGCGGCGGAAGATCATGAAGGAGGCTAGGAGGTCGATGCCGGAGCTCGGCGCCGGCCGAGTCATGTACTTGGTCAGGGCCTTCGAGAGGCTCCTCTCCCTTTCGCAGCAGATCAAGACGGCcggcgtcggcgtcggcgtcggAGCCGGGAAGAAGAAGGGCATGCTGACGCTGACGACGATGGACCTCGTGAATTGGGCTCTGTTTCAATCGCCAGAAGAAATCTTCAGCGAGGAGGACTACGACTATCCCTTCTCCCCTGTTTCCCCTGAACTTGAGTCCCACGAAGCAAATTTTGCTGCAAG atttagCTTTGCGAGTGTTGGTGAATCTGATGCAGCAGAAAGGAAGACTGGTTTATCAAAAAAGCGCTGGATCAAAAAGCTGAAGGTGAGGAAGCAGAAGACATTCAAAAAGAGAATTGAGGTACTAAACAAATCAATATAG
- the LOC121967310 gene encoding LYR motif-containing protein 4B-like, which yields MVLAPSRVEVLSLFRSLLRTASKFADYNIREYAKRRTIDGFRDNRGLSDPSSVALAFADGKSQFEVVKRQVTVYSLYAPKVKSVMEVTSL from the coding sequence ATGGTTTTGGCTCCTTCGCGGGTGGAGGTGCTCTCGCTGTTCCGCTCGCTCCTCCGCACGGCGAGCAAGTTCGCAGACTACAACATACGAGAATACGCTAAGAGGCGGACGATTGACGGGTTCCGCGACAACCGCGGACTTTCTGACCCGTCTTCGGTCGCCTTGGCCTTCGCCGACGGGAAGTCTCAGTTCGAGGTCGTGAAGAGGCAGGTGACTGTTTACTCTCTCTACGCCCCCAAAGTAAAGAGCGTCATGGAGGTGACGAGCCTGTGA